In Sphingomonas profundi, the sequence GCTCTGGCGCACATGCTGCATCTGCCAGCGCAGCGCATCGGGCGCGATCAGCAGGCCGGCGAAGCCCGTCAGCAGCGCCGGCAGCAGCTCGTCGATCGGCGGATCGCGGTCGTCCGCCGGCACCATGGCGTCCGGCAGCTGGCCGACCTGCCACGCCCCCGGCGGCATCGCCGGATCGGTCGAGACGCCGATCAGCGGCACGATCACGCCCATGCGGAGATGCGTCTGCTCCTGCGCGAGCGGAAAGGCGGCGGCGATGTCCGGCCCGTCGGGCGCGCGCCGCCCGTCCAGCCGCTCCATCGCGACGAGATCACCGCCGCGCTCGGCGATCGGCGGCGCCCGGTCGATCCCGGCGAGCAGGCGCGGCGCGTCTGTGGCGGGATCGATCCTGCCGGTCTCGGCCAGCAGCGCGCGCGCGTTGCGGGTGAAGGCGGCCAGCCGCAGCGGCGCCGCACCCAGCGGCTCGATCCCTTCACATCGTGCGGAGATCGCCAGCCCCTCCTCCAGGCCGAGAAAGCGCGGCAGGTGCCGCCGCACGGCCGCCTCCACCAGCGCGAGGAACGCCTCCACGTCCATGTCGGCGGGCACGCATCCGCTCTCCACCTCCGCTCCGCCGGCCTCCAGCGCCCACCAGCCGGGCGTGTCGGCCCGCTCCGGCGCGTCCGTCACGGTCACGCCGCAGAGGGTGAAGCGCGCTTCTTGGCCGATCGCCTCGCGCAGCGCCGCGATGTGGCCGGCGAAGCGTTCGCTCAGCCGCTGGCCGCCGGCGCCGTCGTCGTCGGTGACGAGCAGGGTGAGCGCCGGCTCCAGCAGGATGCGCAGGCGCGACTTGTCGGGCAGCAGCGCGCGCGCCGCCGGGCCGTAGCGGGTGACGAACTGACGGGTCGCCTCGAAGCGACGCAGATAGTCCTGATAGTCGCGCTCCTCCGGGTCGAGCGCGCGCGCACGCTCGGCCTGGGCGATCGCCTCGGCCAGCATCACGTCGGTCGACGGGTCCGCCGCGTCGATCTCCTCCAGCGCCAGGGCCAGGTTGCCGTGGAAGCGCGCGTCCGGCTCCGCCTCGGCGGCGGCGATCGCGCGGCGATACTCGTCGGCCGCCCCGGTGTGATTGCCCTGGAAGAAAGCGAGGTTGCCCAGCAGGTTGCGATAGGTGGGCTCGAACGCCGGGCCGGCCAGCGCGCGCACGGCATCGTAGAAGTCGCGGGTCGCGGCCAGATCGGCATTGGCATAGTCGATCGCGGTCTCCGCCTGCGCGCGCAGCCGGCCGACGATGCCCGGCCGCCAGTCGGGCGCGCGATCGATGCTGTGCGCCGCCTGCCGCACCAGCGCCGGCCAGTCGCCTGCCTGCTCGGCGATCACTGCCAGGCCCCAGTAGCCGTCGACCGCGCCGGGCGCGATCGCCACGACCCGCTCGAAATCGGCGGCAGCGGCGGCCGGATCGTTCAGCGCCAGATGCAGGTGGCCGCGATTGACGAACGCGTCGATCCGCTGCGGATCCAGCGCCTCCGCCCGCGCATACCAGGCGAGCGCCGCCTCGCTCACGCCGTTCGCGCCGTATGCGTCGGCGGTGCGCAGCAGCGCGTCATAGGCGTCGGCCGGCGTGCGGGCCAGCGCCGCGGCGCGATCGGCCAGTGCCGGGATTTGATCGCCGAGGCGGGGGAACAACGCGGGGTTGCCCCACGTCTCGATCTGCGCCAGCAGGCCGTAGGAAGGCCAGCTGGGGCAGCCCGCCGCCTGCGCCGCGATGGCCGCCGCGCCGTCCGCATCGCCCAGCTTCAGGCGCAGCCGGGCGCGCACGCTGTGGATCTCGGCCTGCTGCGGCGCGCGGGCGGCGGCCAGATCCAGCGCGCGCTCGGCCTCCTCCGGCGCCTTGTCCTCCAGCAGGCGGGCGCGGGCGAACAGGCAGCGCCAATCGTCCGGCGCCAGCGCCTCCGCCGCCGCCACGGCGCGCTCCGCCGCCACCGCATCGGTGCGGATCACGGCCTCGATCTCGGCCAGGATCGTCAGGATGCGGGCGCGGACGATCTCGTCCTCGGTGGCGGCCGAGCCCAGGTGGAGGAACAGCGGTAGCGCCTCGCGCCAGCGGCTGCCGTCGGCCAGCGCGATCCAGCCGGCGATCGTCGCCGGCGCGGGATCGAGGCCGGACGGCAGCGGCAGCGGCGCGCGGGCGATGGCGCCGGCGATGTCGTGGCGGAAGGTCGCGACGGCGGCGGCGATCGCCTCGTGCCACGCCACCCGCCCCGCCTCGGCATCCGCCCGCAGCATCGCCCCGATCCGCTCGATCCAGGCGCACACGGCCTGCGCCGTCCAGCGATCGCGCAGCCGGATCAGCACCGTGGCGAGCGCGTCTTGTTCGGGCAGGTCCGCCGCGATCACGGTGAGCGTATCGGCGATGGCGAACAGGGAGGCGGGCTGCTCCACCTCGGTCCGCATCACGGCCAGATGGTGCGCGGCGGTGCGCAGGTCGACGCCGGCGAGCGTCGCCTCCATCATCGCCAGCGCGAACAGCCCGGTCAGCGGATCGGCGCGCGAGAGTTGCGTGCCGGCCTCCGCCAGCGCGGCCGCGGTGGATGGCGCCAGCAGCGTTCCGGCCTCCGTCATGCCTTGCCCATCTCGTTGCGCAGGCGCGGTTCCGGCGCGGCGGCGGTGGCCTGCACCAGCACGTCGCGGCCGCAGCCCGGCACCCAGCAGATCGCGTCCATCGGGCGATTGGCATGGCCCGCCCGGCAGATGCCGTAGGTGCGCCGCCGCTCACAGCCGCAGTGGCGATCGCCCATCGCGATCAGGCCGCCGCAATCCTCCTTGAACGGGCAGGCCTGCTGGTTCAGCTGCGGCAGCGGCATGGCCGGCCGGTCCGTGCGCGCCGGCGGCGGCTCCGGCGCGGGCGATCTCACCGCGCCCGGCGTGGCGAGCACGGTCGAATCGCCGCACGCGTAGATCACGGGCGTCGCGAAGCGGCGATGGCTCCACGCCGGCGAGCGTCGGCCGAGCCGGCGGCGGGCGAGCCGCACCGCCTCGTCCACCGGCACGCCCTCGCCCACGCTGCGGTAGAAATCGGTGGTGAACCGCTCCGCATCCTCGTTGCTGATGGCATATTGCATGGCGATCACGAACGGCACGCCGGCACTGATCAGGGTCATCGCCGCTCCGCGAAACGCCTCCGCCTCCGGCGCCGACCGGCCGACGTCGCAGGCGTGCAGGAACACCAGCCGCGGCCGCCGGCGCGGCTCGAACTGGGCGCCCAGATCGGCGATCGGGTGCCATTCGGCATTGTCGACGGGCACGTCCTCCTGCGTGGCGGCGGCTCTGGCGGCCAGCAGGCGCCGCTGCTCGGCCGATCGGTGGAAGGCCAGCTCGCTCTCCAGCCCGCGATGGCGCCCGTGCAGGATCAGGTGCAGGATGTCCGGCATCCGGTCCTCCAGCGCCTGGCCCAGCTGCCGCCACTCCATTTTCTCCAGCGTGCGAACGGTCACGTCGATCCGCTCGCCAAGCTTCGCCTCGATCGTCGCCGCGGCACCCTGCGCCTTGTCGAGCACGGCGTGCGGGCTGGGGGATGCCCAGCCGACCAGTATGTCCAGCCGGTCGCGCGGCTCGCCGATGCGCGGCGGCGGCGGCGGCGTCGTGCGCACCAGCGTGGCCTTGTCGCCCAGGAAATAGCCCGGCCCGTCGCGATCGGCGACGAACATGATCTCCCACGGATAGTTGGCGAGCGGGCCGGCCGCCGCGCTGAAGGCCAGGGTGATGCGGAAGCAGGCGGTCGACTCCGCCTGCTCGCTCTCGAACCGGTTCAGCCGGTCCAGCAGCTCGTTTGCCAGCGGATGCGGCAGCGGGTCGGCGCGCCGCTCGAACGCGGCGGTCTCGACCAGGCGGCTGGCCTGGCCGCCGAGCAGGGTCTCGAACAGCACGGCGCCGAGCAAAGCGAGATCGTCCTTGTCGCCGAGGCCCGGCTCGTCCTTCTGGTCGGTGACGAGGCGGTCCATGCGGCGGACGACCCGGGCGGTGAGATCGCTGTGGCGGACAGGCGCGGTGAACACCTCGCCCGCCACCTCCAGGCGCACATTGTCCGCGCCCACCGTCAGCTTGCAGTGCGTGTCCGCCGCCATGGCGCCGTCAGGGCAGCCGCAGCAGGTCGCTGATGCTGTCCTGCACGGCGGTGCCGGGCGCGGCGGCGTCGTTCGCTACGGCCAGGCGCATCGCGTCGTCATGCACGGCGCGCAACTGCTCCAGCCGCTCGGCCATCAGCGCGCGGCCCTGCGTCCAGGTGAGATCGGGGCTGACGGCGACGGCGCTGAACATGGCGGCGAGATTGGCCTTCGCCTCGTCCCAGGCGCCGGCCGAGCTCTTGGCGGCGGCGGCCAAAGCGGCGATCCACAGCGGGTGGAACGGCAGCGCATCCAGATCGCGGCGGCCGGGCGGCGGCACCCGGGCGATCTGGTAGAGCATGAAATCGGCCTCGCGATAGGGCAGCGCCGCCTCCGCCGTCGGGCCTTTCCGGAGCACGTCGTCGATCACCCAGAACTCGTCCGGGTCCGGCGCGTCGTCCGAATCGATCAGCGCCCAGCGGCCGGTGGGGAACGCATCGCCGCTGTCCGGATCGATCGTCTGGCGCAGGCCGATCAGCGGCTTCACCCCGTTCAGCCCCATGATCCGATCGAACCCGTCCAGCACGATGCCGCCGATCCTGGTGTAAACCTCCAGCCCCAGGCCGGGGGCGAGCGCGGCGCTGGCCGATTCCACCACCTCCACCACGTCCCTGGCGACATTGTGGGTGGGCATCTGGTTGAGCACGAAGGTGAAGGTGAAGGGACCGCCGCGATAGGGATGCGGGCCGAACAGCATCATGTTCTTCAACACCGTGCCGCTCGGCAGCCCTTCCTTGGGGCTCGGCCCGACGACGACGGGCACGGTGCGGGCCTTGCCGTCGTAGAGGAACTCGGTGCTGGCGAACACGGACGGCTCGATCTCGGTGAACCAGCGGCGCTGATCGGCCAGGAACAGCTGGTTCAGCCGCACCATCACGTAATCGCGCTTGGCGACGATGTCCGCGTCGTCCGCCGCGATCGGCGGCTGCGGCGCTGGCGCCTGCGGGCGGACGTGGCCGTCGGGAATGCGGATCGGCTCGCGCGGGCGGCGCGGCTCGGACTGGATCACCGCGAGGGCGCGGTTCCAGATATCGGCCACGCTTCTGATCGCCCGCCTCGCCATCGCCCACCCCGCTTCGACTCGCGCCCGTTCAGGGTGCGGCGGCGGCGGGGCAGCGTCAACCGCTCAGCCCGTCACCTTCGGGTCGAGCGGGGTCGGCGCGGCGTCGACGTCCTGCAGGGTGGCCTCGTCGGTCACGTCGGCATAGACCGGATAGTCGGTATAGCCCTCCTCGCCCTGCGTGTAATAAGTGGCGATCTCCGGCCGGTTGAGCGGCTGGCCGGCGCGATAGCGCGCCGCCAGATCGGGGTTGGCGATGCACGCCTGGCCGTAGGCGACGATATCCGCCGTGCCCGCCGCGATCGCCGCCGCGCCGCTGGCGCGGGTGAAGCCCGCGACCACCATCGCCGGCCCGTCGAACAGCGGCCGCAGCGTGCCGTAGACGTCCCACCCCACGGCATAGTCGCCGAGCTGGAGATAGGCGATGCCGCGCGCGGAAAGCTGGCGCACGACATGGCTGTAGGTGGCGACCGGATCGTCGTCGAACACGTTGTGGAACGACCAGCCGGGCGACAGCTTCACCGCGACGAACTTCGGCCCCGCCACCTCCGCCATGGCATCGACGCAGGCGAGCAGGAAGGCGGCGCGCTTCTCGACGCTGCCGCCCCACGCATCGGTGCGCAGATTGGTGTTGGTGGAGAGGAACTGCATCGGCAGGTAGCCGCTGGCGGCGTGGATCTCCACCCCGTCCAGCCCGGCATCCAGCGCCGCCTGGGCGCACGCCTTGTATGCGTCGATCGTCTCCAGCACCTCGGCATGGCTCATCGCCCGCGGCTCCGGATAGGGTCGCTTCGGACGCGGACAGGTGACGGTATAGTGGCGCGCCAGCGGATCGGGCCGCACCGCCGAGGCGGAGACCGGCTGCCGCCCGTTCAGCATCAGCGGATCGGACAGGCGGCCGACATGCATGACCTGGGCGAAGATCGCCCCGCCCTCGCCATGCACCGCCTCCGCCACGCGGCGCCACCCGGCCACCTGCGCCGGGGTGTGGAGGCCGGGGGTGAACAGATACCCGTTACCCATGTCGCACGGGTAGACGCCCTCCGTCACGATCAGCCCCAGGCCCGCGCGCTGGCGATAATATTCCACGTTCAGGTCGGTCGGCACGCCGTCCAGAGTGGAACGCTGACGCGTCATCGGCGCCATCGCCACGCGGTTGCGGATCGTGACGCGGCCGAGATCCAGCGGGGCGAACAACGAGTCGATGGTCAACGAACGGGCTCCTTGAAGGTGAGGACGGCATAGCTGTGGTCACTGCGATCGCGCGCGACGGGCTTGGCCGCGACCTCCGGGTTGTTCGGCGTCACCGCGATCGGCGCATCCGCCTCGCCCATGCGCGGGCCGACCGGATCGATACGATCCCAGTCGTGCAGCGACTGGCGGTGGCGGATCGCCCAGACGCCGTCGATCCGCTCGAACGTGTCGACGTAGCGGCCCTGCCCGAACATGTCGTGCAGGGTGCCGTCGTCCGCCGTCATCCGCAGGGTGACGGTCCAGTAGGACTCGCTGGCGGCGCGATCGCCGTCCACCACGATCAGGATGTTCGAGATCACGTGGCGCGTCGCCACCATCGCCGCATGGACCGGCCACAGCCACGCGACGAAGCCCTCGGCGGTGCCGGCGAACAGGGGCGCGTGATCGTCCGTGCCGCCGGGATGCCAGCAGGAAAGGGCGAGGTCCGCGTCCATCCGGTCCATCGCGCGGGCGTAGCGGTGCAGCACGTCGGTGATGGCGGCACGGGCGGCAAGTTCGTCGAGCGTCGTCATCTCATCCCCCGCCTTCATGCCCCGCCCGCCTGCATGCCCTGCTCGCCCACGTCCGCCCGGGTGCGCGGGCCGCGCGCGGCGGCGCGATCGAACAGGCCGCGATCGCCCTGTTCCCACATGATCGTCAGGCCCAGCCGCGCGATCCGCCAGCCGCCGCCGGCGCGTACCACGCGATGCGTGTAGTAGCCGCCGATCAGGTGATGCCGTTCCGCGCCGTCCTCCACCAGCATGTGCCGCGCCGTCATCTGCGTGCGCAGGATCGCCTCGTCGGCGCCGAGATCGATCGCGATGTTCGTCATGCGGTGCTGCGTCGCGTCGAACGGGGCGAGCGTGGCGCGGACGGTCGCCACCCACTCGTCGGCCGGCATCGACGCGTCCACGCCGGACCAGGCGAGATCCACCTCCAGCCGGTCGGTGAAGATCGAGCGGTAGAGCGGCCAGTCCCGCCGGTCGATGCCGTAGGCGTAGCCGTTCAGCAGATCGGCGATCGCGGCGCGATCGATCAGGTCGGCGAGCGTCGCCGGAGCCGCGCCGATCATGCCGGCTGCCAGACGAGCGGCACGGCCGTGCAGGCGCCGACATTGCCGCCCTTCATCGTCACCGGCCGATCGGGATCGAGCGCGAACGGCGGCAGCCGCCGCAGCCACTCGCGCATCACCACGATCACCTCCATCCGCGCGAGCCCCGCGCCGACGCAGCGATGCGGGCCGGCGCCCATCGTGGTGTGCTTCACCGCGTTCAGCTTCCGATCGAAGCGCACCTCCTGCGGCGCGTCGAAGCTGCGCGGATCGAGATTGTGCAGCACGCTGGGCAGGTAGACGAGATCGCCCGCCTTCATCTCCACCCCGTCCACCGCCACGTCGGCCACCAGGTTGCGGCTGACGGAGACGGTGGGGTAACGCCGCATCAGCTCGTCGGCGGCGGCCGGGATCAGATCGGGCTCGGCCCGCAGCCGCGCCTGGTCGGCCGGATTGCGGGCGAGGTGCAGCGCGACCATGCCCAGCATCGCCGCCACCGTGTCGAGCCCGCCGAACAGCAGGTTGCGGCACATCCGCTTGGCCTCGTCCACCGTCCACGCCCGGCCCTGTATGGGCACGGAGAGGATGCGGCTGAACAGATCGTCGCCCGGCATCTCCAGCCGCTGTTGCAGGAACGGCCAGAGATAGTCGTCCACCGCCTGCGCCAGTTCCTCCACCGTCATCGATCCGTCCGGCCGGGTCAGCTGTTTGCCGAAGACGCGCAGCCGCGGGCGATCCTCGGTCGGCACGCCGATCAGGGTGAGGAACAGGTTGACCGGCAGCACCTCGGCAAATTCCTCGACGAACTCGCAAGTGCCGCGCCCGATCAGGCCGTCGATCAGGTCGTTCGCCAAGGCGACGACCTGCGGCTCCAGCGGGGCGATGTGGCTGCTGGCGAAGCCGCGCATCACCGCGTTGCGATACGGCCCGTGCTCCGGCGGATCGAGCTGGAGCGGGATGAAGCGCATCACGTCGCCCAGCCCCGGCGTCACCGCCAGCACCTCGCTGGAAAGGGCGGCGGCATCGCCCCACAGCTGCCGCACCGCCTCGCCGCCGGTCGCGATCCAGTGGCCGCCGTTGCGCGGTGTCCAGACGAGATCGGGGCCGCCCGGCCGTTGCAGCGCCAGCCACGCCGCGAAATAGTCTTCCTCCACCCCCGCCGGCTGGAAGATGTCGAAGTCTACGATCCGATCGGGCGGTACGTGGTCGGGTATCGCCGGCGGGGCGGCGGTGGCGAGGCTGGTCATGCGGGCCTTTCGTCTAGCGGTTGCCGAAGCGCACGGTGCCCTGGAGCAGCACCTCGCGCGGGCGGCCGATGCTGATCCAGATCTCGTCCGGGGTGCCGAACGGCTTGTCCGATCCCGCGACGCCGTAATATTTGTTGGTCAGGTTGCGGCCGATCAGCGCCAGTTCCCACGCATCATTCTCCGCATGCAGCCGCAGGCTGGCGTTGAGGCGGGCGAAGCCCTGCTGCCAGGCGACCGGATTCTGGTTCTCCTGCAGCCAGTAGCCGCTCGTATAATTCGCGTCGCCCGAGACGCCGAGCTTCACCGCCGTGGTGATCAGCGTATCGTAGCTGAAACCACCGGTGACGTTCCACTTCGGCGCGCGCACCAGCGCCGTGCCGGAGAGATCCTGCGTGTTGGCGGCGGTGCAGCCCTGCGCCAGCGTCTGCCCCGGATAGCAGGGGGCGGCCGGGAAGCTCAGATATTTGGCGCGGTTGTAGCCGGCGGCGGCGCGCAACTGGAAGTCGCGCGTGATCTGGTAGCTGCCGTCCACCTCCGCGCCGGTGGTGCGGGCCGAGGCGGCGTTGCGGATCGTGAACGAGGGCGGCGAGGGGTTGAACGAGGTGAGCTGCAGGCCGTTGAACTTGTAGCGGTAGAGCGCGGCGTTCAGCGCCAGCCGTCCGCCCATGAACGATCCCTTGGCGCCCAGCTCGCCACCCTCGGCCGATTCCGAGCGGAAGCCGAGATCCGCCGCCGTCTGCCCGAACGACAGGATCGACGGGTTCGAGAAGCCGCCCGACTTGTAGCCCGTCTTGTACGCGCCGTAGAGTGTGGTGTTGCTGGTCGGATGGTAGGAGAGCGTCGCCTCGGGCGACCAGTCGTCGTCGCTGAAGCGGCCGGACGTGAACTGCCCCTCGGTCGCGACGAGGCCGAAGGCGACCAGGTTCTGATTGACGAAGGAGTTGCCCAGGCGGACTCGCTTGCGCTCATGCGTGTAGCGCACGCCGCCGGCCAGCTCGATCTGCGGCGTGATGTTCCAGATCAGCTGGCCGAAGGCGGAATAAGCGCGCGTCTTGTTGAAGCTGAGCAGCGACCAGTTGTTATACTGGCCGTTGCGCGCATCGGCGCCGACATTGGCGATGAAGCCGTTGCCGCGCGTATCGCGCCCGCCATCCTCGAAATAGAGGCCGGCGGCGAAATCGATCGGTCCGTCGAAGCTGGAATTGGCGCGCAGCTCCTGCGTGAAGGCGTGGCTCTTGTCCAGGTTGGCGCCGAACACGGTGGGCGTGGCATCGAAGGCGAAATTGTCGAAGCTGTCATTCTTGTAGCGCCAGTAGCCCGTCACCGAGGTGAGCGCGACCGGGCCGACCTTGTAGTCGAGCGTGAGCGACGACAGCACGGCGGAGTAGCGCGTGATCGGCACGCCGCCGTTCGATTCCGGATAGCCGGCGGCCAGCACCGGGTTCAGCGCGCCCAGCGAGCGGCGGCCGTTCAGCTTGCAGTCGCCATAGGGATCCTGCACGAAGACGCCGCTCAGCAGATCCAGCGTCTGCGGGTTGCCCTGGCACTTCAGCTCCGTGCCGGATGTCTCGCCATGATCGCGCAGGCGCGATCCGAACAGCTTGAACACGGCGCTGAAATCGCTGCCCGGCCGCCACTCGATCGTGGCGCGGCCCAGTATCTCGCGCGTGCCCGGATCGCGGCCGTGCGCGGCGCCGGGAGAGGGGTTGGCCGGATCGCTGGGGATGCCGAGCGGGCCGGCGACGTTGCGGATATAGCCGGCCATCTTGCTGCCGCGCCCCGCCAGGCGGAAGCCGAGCGTATCGGTGATCGGGCCGGAGACCGCGCCCTCGACGAAGCGTTCGTCCGCCTTGAACTCGTAGCCGGCGCGGGCATAGCCCTCGAAGTCGCGCGTCGCGCCGGCGGTATGGACGGAGACGACGCCGCCCGGGCTGTTCTTGCCGAAGAACAGCGCCTGCGGGCCTTTCAGCACCTCCACCTGCTGCAGATCGAAGAAGCTCTGGGTGACGAGGCGCCCGCGGCTGATCTGCAGGCCGTCCAGGTTCAGCGCCACCGTCTGGTCGATGCCGGCGTCGAGCGCGGAGGAGCCGATGCCGCGGATGGTGAAGGAGGCGCCGGCGCCGCCGCCGCCGGACTTCGCCAGGATCACCTGCGGCACCAGCTGGCCGATCTTGCCCAGATCGGTGGCGGCGTAGCGGTTCAGGTCGCTGGCGCTGACGGCGGAGACGGCGACCGGCACCTGAAGCAGCGTCTCGTCGCGCTTGCGCGCCGTGACGATGATCTCCTCCACGCCGGTATCGGCGCGGTCGGGCGCGGCGCCGCCGGCGGCCCCCGGCTGCTGCGGCTGCGGCTGCGCCGACAATGCGTCCTGCGCCAGCGCCGGCGCGGCCATGCCGGCCAGAATGGTGGTGGCCAGCATCATCGCGGCCGGCAGCAGGCGCGCGCGCCCGCCGACGAACATACCGTTCCTCATCCCCGTTCCCCCTCTGTTGTCGTTGTCGCTCGTACGCGGCGGGCCGTCAGGCGCCCGCCCGGGCCTCCCCTTGCGCGATCATCCGGGCGATCAGCACGTGCAGCAGCCGGATGCGCATTTCCGAATAGAGCGCGAAGTGGACCAGCCCGGTGCCGGAGGCGCGAAGCCCCTCCTGCACCTGCGGCAGATTGTCCATGTCCTGCTCGAACACCGGGCCCAGTGCGCCGAGCATCGGCGAGGAGGACCAGTCCTCGTCCAGCGCCAGCCGGTGCTCCTTCACCGGCTGCGGCCGCGGCCCGTTTTTGGGCACCCGCTTCAGGATGATCACGTCCATGATCGAGGTTTCGGGATCGAGCCCGTTCGGCCGCCAGCGATAGACCACGTTGGGCGCGTAGCCGGCCCAGAAGCTCATGTGCGGAAAGACGTTGTAGAGCAGCGCGTCGATGATCTCGGCATCGGAGACCTGGGCATAATCCCACCCGTCCTCCGCGCCCAGCGCCGCCCGCGTCACCTCGCAGGTGTGCATCCGCGCCGTCACGCCCTCCTCCAGCGCATCGGGCGTGCCGACGCTCTCGCGCGCCCGCACCGGCCGCTTGGCGACCTCGCCGTCCTTGCGGGAACTCCGGCCGCCGGCGACATGGCTGCCGCCCGCCGCCGCCATCGCCTTCAAGATGTCCATGTCGCCGAACCGGCGATCGGCGAGCATCGGGCTCACCACGCCGGTGGCGGTGAACTGGCGCGTCACATGATCGCTGAGCGCGTCATACTGGCTGTTCACGTCGCCCAGGAACGGCGCCAGCTGCGGATGGGTGACGATGGTGTGGTGGCTCTCCATGAACGCCTCCGCCATCACCTTCCAGTTGCACGGCACCACCTTGGAGGTGTGCGCCGCCTTGTAGCGGTTGGCGAAATCGTAGCGGTCGAAATGGTCGGCCAGCGGCTGGAGCGTGTCCATCAGCGGTTTCGCCGCCGGATCGAAATTGACGAAGACGAAGCCGCCCCACGTCTCCACGCGCACTTCCGGCAGGCTCATGTCCATCCGCTGGAACTGCGGGAAATCCCAGCCGATCGGATTGTGCTTGAAGGCGCCCGAGCAGTGCCACGCCAGGCCGTGATACTTGCAGCGCAGGTCCACCTTGTTGCCCGGCCCGTCGGCCAGCTTGCGGCCGCGGTGCAGGCAGCTGTTGTAGAACGCCTTGATGCCGCCATCCTCCTGGCGGACGACGAGGATGTTCTTGCCGACATTCTCATAGACGAACACGTCGTTCGGGTTCGGTATGTCCTCCTCGCGGCAGGCCCACTGCCACACCTTCAGCCAGACGTGGCGGACCTCCTTCGCGAAATGATCGCGATCATAATAGTCGCTGGCGGGGATGCCCTCGTCGCCCAGGTCGCGCGTCGGCCCCTGGCGCAGATGATCGGGGATGGCGCGCGTATCGCGCTCCAAAATGTCCTCATAGGATTCTGACGGATGCCGGTCGGCGCGGAAACGCGCGGTCGTGTCGTCCACATCTCTCTCCGCAGGTTCTGCCTTCGCGAGGCCGCGAGTTTGCTGCGGCAAAACTCTCATT encodes:
- a CDS encoding tetratricopeptide repeat protein; translation: MTEAGTLLAPSTAAALAEAGTQLSRADPLTGLFALAMMEATLAGVDLRTAAHHLAVMRTEVEQPASLFAIADTLTVIAADLPEQDALATVLIRLRDRWTAQAVCAWIERIGAMLRADAEAGRVAWHEAIAAAVATFRHDIAGAIARAPLPLPSGLDPAPATIAGWIALADGSRWREALPLFLHLGSAATEDEIVRARILTILAEIEAVIRTDAVAAERAVAAAEALAPDDWRCLFARARLLEDKAPEEAERALDLAAARAPQQAEIHSVRARLRLKLGDADGAAAIAAQAAGCPSWPSYGLLAQIETWGNPALFPRLGDQIPALADRAAALARTPADAYDALLRTADAYGANGVSEAALAWYARAEALDPQRIDAFVNRGHLHLALNDPAAAAADFERVVAIAPGAVDGYWGLAVIAEQAGDWPALVRQAAHSIDRAPDWRPGIVGRLRAQAETAIDYANADLAATRDFYDAVRALAGPAFEPTYRNLLGNLAFFQGNHTGAADEYRRAIAAAEAEPDARFHGNLALALEEIDAADPSTDVMLAEAIAQAERARALDPEERDYQDYLRRFEATRQFVTRYGPAARALLPDKSRLRILLEPALTLLVTDDDGAGGQRLSERFAGHIAALREAIGQEARFTLCGVTVTDAPERADTPGWWALEAGGAEVESGCVPADMDVEAFLALVEAAVRRHLPRFLGLEEGLAISARCEGIEPLGAAPLRLAAFTRNARALLAETGRIDPATDAPRLLAGIDRAPPIAERGGDLVAMERLDGRRAPDGPDIAAAFPLAQEQTHLRMGVIVPLIGVSTDPAMPPGAWQVGQLPDAMVPADDRDPPIDELLPALLTGFAGLLIAPDALRWQMQHVRQSAPDIVAWADAAMDEAGLLRRLRARVETGGSIRNLRQAIEDILLGE
- a CDS encoding CHAT domain-containing protein, translating into MAADTHCKLTVGADNVRLEVAGEVFTAPVRHSDLTARVVRRMDRLVTDQKDEPGLGDKDDLALLGAVLFETLLGGQASRLVETAAFERRADPLPHPLANELLDRLNRFESEQAESTACFRITLAFSAAAGPLANYPWEIMFVADRDGPGYFLGDKATLVRTTPPPPPRIGEPRDRLDILVGWASPSPHAVLDKAQGAAATIEAKLGERIDVTVRTLEKMEWRQLGQALEDRMPDILHLILHGRHRGLESELAFHRSAEQRRLLAARAAATQEDVPVDNAEWHPIADLGAQFEPRRRPRLVFLHACDVGRSAPEAEAFRGAAMTLISAGVPFVIAMQYAISNEDAERFTTDFYRSVGEGVPVDEAVRLARRRLGRRSPAWSHRRFATPVIYACGDSTVLATPGAVRSPAPEPPPARTDRPAMPLPQLNQQACPFKEDCGGLIAMGDRHCGCERRRTYGICRAGHANRPMDAICWVPGCGRDVLVQATAAAPEPRLRNEMGKA
- a CDS encoding alkene reductase, with the protein product MTIDSLFAPLDLGRVTIRNRVAMAPMTRQRSTLDGVPTDLNVEYYRQRAGLGLIVTEGVYPCDMGNGYLFTPGLHTPAQVAGWRRVAEAVHGEGGAIFAQVMHVGRLSDPLMLNGRQPVSASAVRPDPLARHYTVTCPRPKRPYPEPRAMSHAEVLETIDAYKACAQAALDAGLDGVEIHAASGYLPMQFLSTNTNLRTDAWGGSVEKRAAFLLACVDAMAEVAGPKFVAVKLSPGWSFHNVFDDDPVATYSHVVRQLSARGIAYLQLGDYAVGWDVYGTLRPLFDGPAMVVAGFTRASGAAAIAAGTADIVAYGQACIANPDLAARYRAGQPLNRPEIATYYTQGEEGYTDYPVYADVTDEATLQDVDAAPTPLDPKVTG
- a CDS encoding nuclear transport factor 2 family protein, which codes for MKAGDEMTTLDELAARAAITDVLHRYARAMDRMDADLALSCWHPGGTDDHAPLFAGTAEGFVAWLWPVHAAMVATRHVISNILIVVDGDRAASESYWTVTLRMTADDGTLHDMFGQGRYVDTFERIDGVWAIRHRQSLHDWDRIDPVGPRMGEADAPIAVTPNNPEVAAKPVARDRSDHSYAVLTFKEPVR
- a CDS encoding nuclear transport factor 2 family protein, producing MIGAAPATLADLIDRAAIADLLNGYAYGIDRRDWPLYRSIFTDRLEVDLAWSGVDASMPADEWVATVRATLAPFDATQHRMTNIAIDLGADEAILRTQMTARHMLVEDGAERHHLIGGYYTHRVVRAGGGWRIARLGLTIMWEQGDRGLFDRAAARGPRTRADVGEQGMQAGGA
- a CDS encoding cytochrome P450, which translates into the protein MTSLATAAPPAIPDHVPPDRIVDFDIFQPAGVEEDYFAAWLALQRPGGPDLVWTPRNGGHWIATGGEAVRQLWGDAAALSSEVLAVTPGLGDVMRFIPLQLDPPEHGPYRNAVMRGFASSHIAPLEPQVVALANDLIDGLIGRGTCEFVEEFAEVLPVNLFLTLIGVPTEDRPRLRVFGKQLTRPDGSMTVEELAQAVDDYLWPFLQQRLEMPGDDLFSRILSVPIQGRAWTVDEAKRMCRNLLFGGLDTVAAMLGMVALHLARNPADQARLRAEPDLIPAAADELMRRYPTVSVSRNLVADVAVDGVEMKAGDLVYLPSVLHNLDPRSFDAPQEVRFDRKLNAVKHTTMGAGPHRCVGAGLARMEVIVVMREWLRRLPPFALDPDRPVTMKGGNVGACTAVPLVWQPA